One Streptomyces umbrinus genomic window, TGCTCCGGCCTCACCCAGGCCGCCTGGAAGGCCGCCGGCGTCACCCTCCCGCGCACCACCTGGGACCAGGTCAACGCCGGCACGACGGTCTCCGTGAACAGCGCCCAGCCCGGTGACCTGGTCTTCTTCTACGACGACATCAGCCACGTCGGCATCTACATCGGCGACGGCATGATGATCCACGCGCCCAAGCCGGGGGCGTACGTCCGCGAGGAGTCGATCTACTACATGCCGATCCACAGCGTGGTGCGCCCGGCGTGAGGTGCTTTTCGCCGACCTGAGCGGAAACAGGAGCCTGTTTCCGCTCGGGTCCAGAGCACCGCGAGTCAGGTCCAGAGCACCGCGATGAAGATGTTCGCCGTGGTGAGCCCGCCCACCAGGCCGAACAGGCTGTTCTCCACCTTCTCCTCGTCCCGTTTCACGTACACGAGGCCGAGGATCACGACCAGCAGGGCGAGCTTCACGCCGATCTTGATGTTGTTGACGGTCTGGTCGTCGGCCTGGTTGAGGCCGACCAGGATCGCGCCGGTGACCAGCATGGTCAGCGCGCCGTGGAGCATGGCGGGGCTGAAGCGGGCCGCGCCGTCACTCATGGCCTTCATCTGCGTGAGAAAGCCGCCGAGGAGGGACGCGATGCCGATGATGTGCAGGGCGACGAAGACATGAATGAGTACGTCCATGAGCCCGGACACTAACCAAACGCCTCAGCACCACCGCGCACCGCCCCCGGCGGAGCCCATAGCACCGGGTCGCCGCCCGTTTCCCCACAATCCGCGCATCGGTCACCACACCACGTCAAGTCGGCGGGCCCGGGCCCGGATCGCGGTCGTACCCGGTCAGCTCATGTCCGAGTCCCACCACTTCCGTACATGCCGTTACCCCCGCCGCGGTCCCAGGTTTAGCGTCCTTCACCAGGTGACCGGCTCCCCACCACCGCCCGGGTCAGGGGCGGCATCCGGACACCACCGCCGAGAAAGGTCCGGCGGCGGCCCGCTCCCCCTGTGCGGGCCGCCGCCGGACGTGCAACCGGCCCCTGAGGGCCGCCGCCGCGGCCGCACCAACGCCTCGGCGGCCGTACGGAAGGACGTGGATCGCACGTGGCAGCGCACCGCAAGCCGAGACAGCGCTCAGTCGGCGGCAGTACGGCCCGCACAGCCTTCACCATCGCACTGGCGGGCGCGGCGAGCGCGACCGGGTTCGAGGGGACGGGAACCGCCGCCCCCGAGCTGACACCCGCTCAGGTCAGGGCGAAGGTCGACAAGTTGTACCAGGAGGCGGAGGTCGCCACCGAGAAGTACAACGGCGCGAAGGAGAAGTCGACGAAGACGCGGGGCCGCCTCGACACCCTCCAGGACGAGGCAGCGCGCAGGACGGAACGGCTCAACTCCGAGCGGGACGCGCTCGGTTCACTGGCCGCCGCGCAGTACCGGGACGGCGGCGTCGACCCCGCGCTCGGGATCATGCTCTCCTCCGATCCCGACCAGTACCTGGACGGGGCCGCGTTCGCCGAACGGGCCGGCAGCAGGCAGGCCTCGAACGTGTCGCGCGTACGCCGACAGCTGCGCGAGATCGAGCAGTTGCGCGGGGCCGCCCACGTGGAACTCACCTCGCTCAAGGAGCGGCAGGCGGAGCTGAAGCGGCACAAGACGACCGTCACCGGGAAACTGGGAGAGGCACGGGATCTGCTGTCGCGGCTGTCGGACGCGGACCGGGCCCGTATCGGCGCCGACGACGCGGACACCGCGCGTGCCTCACGCTCCGCCGCGGGCCCGCGCGATCTGGGCGCCGGCGCGGGATCGTCGACCACTGCCCCCAACTCCCGGGCGGCGACCGCCATTTCGTATGCGTACGGGAAACTCGGCAGCCCGTACGTCTGGGGCGCCACCGGACCCGACGCCTTCGACTGCTCGGGGCTGATGCAGGCCGCGTACCGCGCCGCGGGGATCTCGCTGCCCCGCACGACGTACGCGCAGATCAACGCGGGCCGGCGGGTGTCGCGGTCCGAACTGCGCCCCGGCGACCTGGTGTTCTTCTACTCGGGCATCAGCCATGTGGGGCTGTACGTGGGCAACGGGCAGATGGTCCACGCGCCCAATCCGTCGGCGCCGGTGCGGGTGGCGCCGATCGACGAGATGCCGTTCGCGGGGGCCACGCGCGTGGCGTGAGCGGGCCGGCGAACAGGCAGGCGAACCGGCAGGGGTTACGGGCAGGGATTAAGTGAAGAGAGCGGGGGAGTTCAAGCCGTTCGGGCGTCGGTCCGGCTTGGATGGGCATCGCATGGGTACTGCGGCGGGGTAGCGTCGGCGTGGCACTGTTCGACATGCCGCACCGCACGGTCGCGATCCGCTCCGGTCCCATCCGCCTCGCCCTCTTCCGTCCCGTTCCGTCTGGTTCGCCGTCGCCCTCCCGAAGGATTCGATGCCCGGCCCCACGCTGCCGCCTCCGCCGCCGCCCGCGTACATCAGCGGCTGGCCGGACAGGTCGGCGCTGCTGGCGGACCGCGGGCGGGCGTTGGAGGAGCTGCGCAGACGCAGTCTCGGGGTGCACCGGGTGCTGCTGCTGTGGCTGCTGGCCGTCGCGGCGATCATCGGATGGGCGCTGCTGGTACTGCCGTTGCAGCAACTGGAGCAGCGCGATCCCACAGGGTTCATCCTCGGGCCGCTCTTCGCGATTCTAGGTCTGGCCTCGCTGGCACCCTCCGTCGTGGCCGTCGTCCTCGCCGTCCGGCGGGACCGGCATATCAGCCAACTTCTCGACGCCTGGCTGCGGTTGGACAGCCATCCGCCCACCGACGCCCGCCTGCGCTCCTCCGGCCTGAGCCTCTTCTGGCTGCTCTCCTCGCTCGTCGTCTGCGCGTTCGGGCTGTGGACGTCGTTCGCGGGTGTGGCGGAGGCGAGGCCCGGACGGGACGCCTACAGCGACGTGGTGCTCGTGATGGGGATCGGATTCATTCTGTGGCTGACCGGCCTGATCGGCGTGGTGAAGGCCGTACGGCACTATCGGTGGGCCGTGCGGGTGTTGGGGCCCCGGGTGCCGGCACCCGCCGAGCAGCGGACGACGGCCTCACCCAGTACGGCGACCCCCTCCTCGATCGCCGACACCGAGGACGCCGCGTAGCCGAGCAGCAGACCGGGCGGGCCGCCCGGCCGCTGACGGTGCCAGGAGAGCGGGTGCACCTTGACCCCGCGGGCCAGCGCCTCGGCGGCGAGGTCGGTATCCCTGAAGTGCCCGGTTCCGGCACTGTCCCCGGTTCCGGCGCTGTCGTCGTTTCCCGCGCTGCCGTCCCCGCCGAACGTGATCAGCAGATGCAGCCCGGCGGCGGCCCCCTGCACCACCGCCCCCGGAAGATGCGCCCGTATCGCCCCGATCATCGCGTCCCGCCGACGCCGATGGCGCCGCCGTACCAGCCGCAGGTGCCGCTCCAGCTCCCCCGACTCCATCAGCCGGGCCAGCACGAGCTGGGGCAGAACCGCGTTGCCGAGGTCGGCGTACCGCTTCGCGGCGACCAGCGCCTCCCGGTACCGCGCGGGCGCCACGACCCACCCCATCCGCAGCGCGGGCGCGAGCAGCTTGGACACGCTCCCGGCATAACAGACCCCCTCCGGCAGCATCGACCGCAGCGCGGGCACGGGCGCCCGGTCGTAACGGTGCTCGGCGTCGTAGTCGTCCTCCACCACCAGCCCGCCGTCCCCGGCCCACCGCATCAGCTCCCGGCGCCGCGCGCCCCCGAGCACGACCCCCGTCGGAAACTGGTGAGCCGGGGTCAGCAACACGGCCCGGTGGTCCCGCAGTTCGGATACGAGGACGCCCTCGCCGTCGACCGCCACCGGCGGGGTACGCATGCCCTGGTTCCGCAGATGCTGCCGGACCCCTAGCGACCCCGGGTCCTCCACGGCGATCTCCTCGATGCCGTCATCCCGCAGCACCCGCCCGATCAGCGCGAGCGCCTGCGCGGTCCCGGCGACGATCAGTACGTCACCGGCCTCGACCCTGATCCCCCGGTACCGCCCCAGCCACCGGGCGACGGCCCGCCGCAACTCCTCGGTGCCGCGCGGATCCCCGTACCCGAACCCGCCCGCCGCCAGCTCCCCGAACACCCCTCGCTCGGCCCGCAGCCAGGCCGCCCGCGGAAACGCCGCGAGATCCGGCACCCCGGGCGACAGATCGATCCGCGCGGCCGCCGTACGGATCAGATCGAAGACGTCATCACCGGGCGGGCTGCCGAACGGGGAGGAGGGAGTGGGCGGGGACGGAGGCGGGCCGTACGGGGATGGAGTGGACGGGATCGCGGCGTACGGAGGCGCGGAGTATGCGAGTTGCCCCGATCCGACCGCACGCCCCTCGGCGCCCGAACCCACGGCCCCCGCTACCCCCAGCCCCGTTGTCCCCGGCCCCGCAACGACCACCGTCCCGCCCCTCCCCCGTCCCTCCACCTGCCCTTCCTCCGAGAGGCGCCGGTACGCCTCGGTCACCACCCCGCGCGAGACGCGCAACTCCGCGGCGAGCACCCGAGTCGCCGGAAGCCTGCTGCCGACCGGCAACCGCCCGTCGGCGACGGCCCCCCGCAACTGCCCCGCCAGCCACTCGGCCCGCCCACCGAACGGCGCCTCGCGCACATCGAGTTGGAGAAAATCGGAGCCGGAGACGACCGAACCGGAAGCGGGACCCGAACCGGAACCGGGGCTGACCGAACCCGAACCCGAGCCCAACTCCGAAGCCCGGCCTATGGCCCCTTCAACGGCACCCTCTTTGGATCTGTCCACAGGACCATTCTCGGACGAGGCTCGCCCTCATGACCACAACCGCCGACACCAATGCCAACCCCACCGACTACATCCACGGCTACTCCCCCCACGAGTCCCGCCGTCTCGGCGACCAGGCCGACACCCTCGCGTCCCTCCTCCACTTCGGCACGTCCTACCCCGCAGGCAGCAAGGTCCTGGAGGTGGGCTGCGGGGTGGGCGCCCAGACGGTGCACCTGGTCGCGGCGAGCCCGGAGGCCCGCTTCGCGGCGGTGGACATCTCGGCCGCCTCGCTGGCCCAGGCCCGTGCCCGCGTCACGGCCCAGGCCCCGGACGCCCTGGTCACCTGGCACCGGGCCGACCTCTTCGAACTCCCCTTCAAGGACGCCGAGTTCGACCATGTCTTCGTCTGTTTCGTGCTTGAGCACCTGCCCGACCCGCGACGGGCTCTCACGGCGCTGCGCCGCGTCCTGCGCCCCGGCGGCACCCTCACCGTCATCGAGGGCGACCACGGCTCGACGTTCTTCCACCCCGACAGCGCGTACGCCCACGCCGCCATCGACTGCCAGATCCAACTCCAGCACGCGGCGGGCGGAAACGCGCTGCTGGGCCGCCAGCTGCACCCGCTTCTCACCGCCGCCGGGTACGAGCACGTCGACGTCCGCCCCCGGCCGGTCTACGCCGACAGCTCCCGCCCGGCCCTGGTCGAGGGCTTCACCCGCAACACCTTCATCGCGATGATCGAGTCCGTACGGGAGGACGCCCTGGCCGCGGGGCTCATGACCCCGACGGACTGGGACCACGGCCTGGCGGACCTGCACCGCACGGCGGACCCGGACGGCACGTTCCACTACACGTTCTTCAAGGCCGTGGCCGTGAACGCAGCCTCAGGGAACCCCTCGAACACGGCCGTGAACCCCTGCCGTCAGATGACGCCAGATGTCGTCAGACCAACCGTCGGGCCGTCGCCCACCGAGTCAGCTCGTGCCGGTTCGACAGTTGCAGCTTCCGGAGGACCGCCGACACATGGGACTCGACCGTCTTGACGGAGATGAACAGCTGCTTGGCGATCTCCTTGTACGCGTAACCGCGGGCGATGAGGCGCAGGACCTCGCGCTCGCGCTGGGTGAGGCGGTCCATGTCCTCGTCGACGGGCGGGGCGTCGGTGGAGGCGAAGGCGTCGAGGACGAAGCCGGCCAGGCGGGGCGAGAAGACCGCGTCGCCGTCCTGGACGCGGAAGATGGAGTCGACGAGGTCCGTGCCGGTGATCGTCTTCGTGACATAGCCACGGGCGCCGCCCCGGATCACACCGATGACGTCCTCCGCGGCGTCCGACACGGACAGCGCGAGGAACCGCACCGGCTGCTCGGCGTCGGCCATCAACGGCGAGCAGCGGCGCAGGACTTCGACCCCGCCGCCGCCCGGGAGGTGCACGTCGAGGAGGACGACCTCGGGGCGGGTCGCGGTGATGACCGTGACGGCCTGGTCGACGTCGGCGGCCTCGCCGACCACCTCGACGCCGGTCCGCTCGGTCTGCCCGATCTCCGCCTGGACCCCCGTACGGAACATGCGGTGGTCGTCGACGAGGACCACGCGCACGCGTCGCCCGGGCGCGGCGGCCGCCGGATCGGGGGCGCCCGCAGGGTCGTTGGCCGTGGCGGCCCCGGACGGCGCGTCGGCTCCGGCCGAACCGGCGCCGGTCGCCGCGGCAGGGCCGCCGGCCGTGCCCGCGCCGGTCGTGCCGGCGTCCGGCTCGACCGCTCCGGTCGGTTCGTTCGCGTCGCTCATGTCTCCGCCCTCTCCATCTCCAGCTCGACCTCCGTGCCGCCGTCCGGCACCGCGCGCAGCCGCGCCGTACCGCCGTTGCGCTCCATGCGGCCGATGATCGATTCTCTGACGCCCATGCGGTCGTTGGGTATCGAATCCAGGTCGAAGCCCGGACCGCGGTCGCGGACCGACACGAAGACGGTCCTCCCCTCGACCTCGGCGAAGACCTGCACCGCGCCGCCCTCGCCACCGTACTTGGCCGCGTTCACCATGGCTTCCCTCGCGGCCTGCATCTGGGCGCCGATGCGGTCGTCGAGCGGGCAGTCGCCGACGACCACGACCTCGATGGGGACGCCGTGCTTGTCCTCCACCTCGGCGGCGTTGCGCTTCACGGCCTCCGCGAGCGTGCCGGGCTCGTCGTCCTCGTCCTTGCCGGTGCCCTCGGGCTTGTAGAGCCAGTTGCGCAGGTCGCGCTCCTGGGCGCGGGCGAGGCGTCGGACCTCGTTCGCGTTCTCCGCGTTCCGCTGTATCAGGGTCAGGGTGTGCAGCACCGAGTCGTGGACGTGGGCGGCGACCTCCGCGCGCTCCTGGGCGCGGATGCGCATCAGGCGCTCCTCGGAGAGGTCCTGGGTCATGCGGACGAGATACGGGCCGGCGAGCAGCGCTATGCCGACGAGGACCGCGAGCGCGGCCTGGAGGACCGAACCGAGGTGGGCGGCGGAGCCCTGCAGGACGAAGATCGCGGAGACGCCCGTGGCGACGAGCAGGACGCCGGCCGCGGAGCGGAGCAGGGTGATCGTGCGCTTGCGGCGACCGACCTCCATCCAGCGGGCCCGCCGCGCGTTGTCCGCCTGGCGCCAGACCAGGGCGACGCCCGCGCCCACGAGGACGGTGGGCCAGAGATAGGCCTTGGCTCCGCCGCTCAGGTCCACATTGCCGACGAAGATCAGGGCCACCACGACCATGGCGAGCAGCGCGACGATCTGGCCC contains:
- a CDS encoding methyltransferase domain-containing protein, with product MTTTADTNANPTDYIHGYSPHESRRLGDQADTLASLLHFGTSYPAGSKVLEVGCGVGAQTVHLVAASPEARFAAVDISAASLAQARARVTAQAPDALVTWHRADLFELPFKDAEFDHVFVCFVLEHLPDPRRALTALRRVLRPGGTLTVIEGDHGSTFFHPDSAYAHAAIDCQIQLQHAAGGNALLGRQLHPLLTAAGYEHVDVRPRPVYADSSRPALVEGFTRNTFIAMIESVREDALAAGLMTPTDWDHGLADLHRTADPDGTFHYTFFKAVAVNAASGNPSNTAVNPCRQMTPDVVRPTVGPSPTESARAGSTVAASGGPPTHGTRPS
- a CDS encoding LuxR C-terminal-related transcriptional regulator yields the protein MSDANEPTGAVEPDAGTTGAGTAGGPAAATGAGSAGADAPSGAATANDPAGAPDPAAAAPGRRVRVVLVDDHRMFRTGVQAEIGQTERTGVEVVGEAADVDQAVTVITATRPEVVLLDVHLPGGGGVEVLRRCSPLMADAEQPVRFLALSVSDAAEDVIGVIRGGARGYVTKTITGTDLVDSIFRVQDGDAVFSPRLAGFVLDAFASTDAPPVDEDMDRLTQREREVLRLIARGYAYKEIAKQLFISVKTVESHVSAVLRKLQLSNRHELTRWATARRLV
- a CDS encoding C40 family peptidase gives rise to the protein MAAHRKPRQRSVGGSTARTAFTIALAGAASATGFEGTGTAAPELTPAQVRAKVDKLYQEAEVATEKYNGAKEKSTKTRGRLDTLQDEAARRTERLNSERDALGSLAAAQYRDGGVDPALGIMLSSDPDQYLDGAAFAERAGSRQASNVSRVRRQLREIEQLRGAAHVELTSLKERQAELKRHKTTVTGKLGEARDLLSRLSDADRARIGADDADTARASRSAAGPRDLGAGAGSSTTAPNSRAATAISYAYGKLGSPYVWGATGPDAFDCSGLMQAAYRAAGISLPRTTYAQINAGRRVSRSELRPGDLVFFYSGISHVGLYVGNGQMVHAPNPSAPVRVAPIDEMPFAGATRVA
- a CDS encoding aminotransferase-like domain-containing protein; translation: MGSGSGSVSPGSGSGPASGSVVSGSDFLQLDVREAPFGGRAEWLAGQLRGAVADGRLPVGSRLPATRVLAAELRVSRGVVTEAYRRLSEEGQVEGRGRGGTVVVAGPGTTGLGVAGAVGSGAEGRAVGSGQLAYSAPPYAAIPSTPSPYGPPPSPPTPSSPFGSPPGDDVFDLIRTAAARIDLSPGVPDLAAFPRAAWLRAERGVFGELAAGGFGYGDPRGTEELRRAVARWLGRYRGIRVEAGDVLIVAGTAQALALIGRVLRDDGIEEIAVEDPGSLGVRQHLRNQGMRTPPVAVDGEGVLVSELRDHRAVLLTPAHQFPTGVVLGGARRRELMRWAGDGGLVVEDDYDAEHRYDRAPVPALRSMLPEGVCYAGSVSKLLAPALRMGWVVAPARYREALVAAKRYADLGNAVLPQLVLARLMESGELERHLRLVRRRHRRRRDAMIGAIRAHLPGAVVQGAAAGLHLLITFGGDGSAGNDDSAGTGDSAGTGHFRDTDLAAEALARGVKVHPLSWHRQRPGGPPGLLLGYAASSVSAIEEGVAVLGEAVVRCSAGAGTRGPNTRTAHR
- a CDS encoding ATP-binding protein is translated as MPEAATLTVEDPRPPRKLYRSSDGRWLGGVARGLAGHLGLPVIWVRLVFVGLMMADGLGALLYAAFWFFVPLGVGGVDAERPPALATETAPDGRRRLVARKPDKGQIVALLAMVVVALIFVGNVDLSGGAKAYLWPTVLVGAGVALVWRQADNARRARWMEVGRRKRTITLLRSAAGVLLVATGVSAIFVLQGSAAHLGSVLQAALAVLVGIALLAGPYLVRMTQDLSEERLMRIRAQERAEVAAHVHDSVLHTLTLIQRNAENANEVRRLARAQERDLRNWLYKPEGTGKDEDDEPGTLAEAVKRNAAEVEDKHGVPIEVVVVGDCPLDDRIGAQMQAAREAMVNAAKYGGEGGAVQVFAEVEGRTVFVSVRDRGPGFDLDSIPNDRMGVRESIIGRMERNGGTARLRAVPDGGTEVELEMERAET